GGAGGGCTGCCATGTTCCGAAACCTGCTGCTCATCGTCGTCGCGTTGCTCACCGTCTCACCCGCCTTTGCGCAGGCGCCGAGCGCGGTCGATCGTGAGATCATCAAGCTCGAACACGACTGGAGCACGGCCTGGCAGAAGAAGGACGCCGCGTTCCTGCAGAAGCTGTTCGCTGATGAGTACCTGTTCACGGATCCCGAGGGCGTAACGTTCTCCAAGACGCAGGACATCGCCAATACCACGGCAGCAACGACGAAAGTGGAGTCCTTTCTCTTCTCAGACCTGAAGGTGCACGTGTACGGCGACACCGCCGTCGTCACTGGACTCAACACTATCAAGGCCACGGTCGTTGGAAAGGCCTCGAACGGCGCGTATCGGTTCACGGATGTGTTCGTGAAGAGGGACGGCCGCTGGCAGGTCGTCACCTCGCAGTCGACGTTGGTGGTGCCGAAGAAGAAGTAGCCGTCTTGTCGAACCGGCCCGCCGAAGAGAGGGCAAGAGGCGCGGCATGACCGACGTCGAACAGATCTGGCGCGAGAAGAGCGACGACGACCTGCTGGTCGCCGCGGGAGAACTGGACACATACGAAGAAGAGGGACAGCGCGCGATCCGCGACGAACTGCGGCGGCGCGGCCTCGAAGACCCGGTCGATCAGGCGAGATTCCTCGCGCCGGAAGAGGCAGTCGTCCAGCCGGAAGACGGAGACGAACCTCCGGCCCGGAATCCAATGTGCCTGCGCTGCGAGGTCCCGCAGCGCTACCTGGGCGCGAGGTGGTTCCGGCAGGCGGCCGACGCGGGCGCGCTCACGGAACATAAGCCCATGTTCGAGATCAACCAGTCGTTCGACATGTACGTGTGCCCGGGATGCGGGCACGTGGACATGTACGTCGGCGGGGGGGATACCGACATCGCACGAGACTAGCGGCGGCGTTCGCCGAACTGCACCTCACCGGGGCCCACTGGCGTCGCGACGTCAGCGGCGTTCATCGGGCCCTCTTACCGTAGCGTCTTCAGCGCCCCGCCCCAGGCAATCACCTGGCTGAGCATCGCGTTCAGGGACTTCTCGTGCGTGGGCGCCGGCTTGAACGTGCTGAAGTTTTCGAAGTCGGTGACGAGCGACAGCGCGACCTGCGCCCGGACATCGGCCACCTGCAACTCCCCGATCACCAGCCGCAACTGCTCAACCGCGCGCACGCCGCCAGCTGAACCATAGCTCACGAATCCGGCGGCCTTGTTGTTCCATTCACGGTAGAGGTAGTCGATCGCGTTCTTGAGCGCGCCAGACGGCCCGTGGTTGTACTCGGGCGTCACAAACACGTACGCGTCGAACGACGCGACCTTCGCAGCCCACGCCTTGGTGTGCGGCTGGGCGTACTTCCCCATGGAAGGCGGCATCGCCTCATCCAGGAGCGGCAGGTCGAAATTCTTGATGTCCACGAGTTCGAACTCCGCGTCGCTGCGCTTCGCCGCATGCTCATAGACCCAGCGGGCGACCTCCTCGGCCTTGCGGCCCGGACGCGTGCTGCCGATCACGATGGCGATCTTGATCATCATGTGTCAACCTCCTGCTGAGAACGGATGGTGGGAGCGGGCGCGTCGCCGGCACCGGCACAAGGCAATAACTGCTGCGCACCCCTGTTGGCCCCATGCTCTCCAGCGTATGGCGCTACGGGGGTTCCTGAATGTGCCATAAGACACACCTACGCAGACTGCTTTCCCACATTTCTGACCAGACCTGCGTGAGATAATCGGCGTCATGCAGAAGACATCTTCGACCCACTCTCTGGCGCTCGCGGCCGCGCTGGTTGCGGCCATGTTGCTCACCGCCACCCTGCTGAACGCTGCTGCTCAGCGCGGACAGACAGGGCAGCCGCCGCTCTCGGCCAACCTTCAACAGGCTTCGGCGCTCATGCGCGAAGGCAAGACCGCCGACGCCATCGCGGCCGTGAAGAAAGAGCTGGAGACGAACCCCGCCTCCGCCCGGGCCGCAAACATGCTGGATACGCTCGGGGGCACGTCTGAAGCGCGCGTGGTATTTCAGCGCGTGATCGACGCCGCTCCCGATCCGGCCGCCAAAGCAACGGCCGAGCGCGCGATGGCCATGTCGTTTGCGTTCGACGGCGACTGCGCCAACACGGTGAAGCACGAGCAACTCGTGATCGCGTATTGGGTGACGCGCGAACAGGCCGAGCCGCAGAACGCGTTCTACCAGCAGGGCGAGGTGGCCAACGAGGCGGCGCGCGTCTGCATCGACGCGGGCGACCTGGCTGCCGCCGAGCGTTGGTACCGCACCGGCGCCGGGCTGGGGCTGAAGGAGCCGAGCCCGCAGACGCATGCGAAGAGCCTGTGGCAGTTCCGCCTCGCGCACGCGCTCGGCCGCATCGCGGCGCGCCGGGGCGACAAGATCGAGGCCCAGCGCCAGATTGCCGCGGCCCGGGCGGCGCTGGACGGCGATCCGGAGATGGCCAAGCAGCAGGAACGGTTCTTCCCGTATCTGGTGGGGTACGTGGCGCTCCATACCAACGACCTGAAGACAGCCGAGGCGGAATTGACCAAGGCAGTCGGGATGGCCGGCAACCAGAACGATCCCTTCATGCAGTGCCTGCTCGCGATGACGTTCGAGAAGCAGGGACTGGACGCGAAAGCGCGTGAGCTGTACGGAAAGGCCTACGGCCTGGCGACGGGGCACAATCCGCCGGCCGCGTTCGTGCGGCGATTTGCGCGCAACAAGATCGCGTAGTCTCCCAGGGGCGCGTGTGATGCGGACGGCTTCGCCGGCAGCCTGCAATTCCTCGACGGCACAACGTTGCTCGGACGTGTCACACGCTGGACGTCACCGACTCAGGCAGTCCGGTTCCGGCCGGCGTGCTTGGCCCGGTACAGGGCGGCGTCGGCCTCTGTGACGAGCGAGGCTATCGGGATCTCTCTCGACGGCATGCAGGCGGCCACGCCGAAGCTGACGGTGACCACCGAGGCTGTCGGCGAGGCGGGGTGCGGGATCGGGAGCGACGCGACGCCGCGCCGGATCCTCTCCGCCACCTCCACGGACGCCGCCCGGTCGAGGCCGGACAGGATCACCGCGAACTCGTCGCCGCCGTATCGCGCGGGGAGTTCGCCCGCGCGACGGACCGATCGCAGGAACACGCCGGCAACCGCCGCGAGGCACCGGTCACCTGCCTGGTGTCCCAGAGAATCGTTGTAGCCCTTGAACGCGTCGACGTCGGCCATCACGAGAGCGAGAGACGTCCCGAAGCGCGCCGCACGCCGCCACTCGTCATTGAGCGCCTCGTCAAAGCGCCGCCTGTTGGCAAGACCCGTGAGCGCGTCCAGAAACGACAGGCGCGAGAGGCCTTCGTTCGCAAGCCGCAACTCCTCGGTCTTCTCCGCGACGATCCGTTCCATCTCATGCTGACGTCGCCTGAGTTGGACGGTCCGCAGCTTGTAGACCGTTCCTGCGGCAGTCAGCGTCCCTGCAACCGCGAGCGCCAGGAACCACGCGGTCTGGTAGAAGAAGGGCCGCACCGTGACGGCAAGCGGCGCCGACACCTCGCCCCACGTCTTTCCATCTGCCGACGCGGCCACCCGGAAGAGAAAGCGGCCGTGCGGAAGGCTCGGATAGAACGCTTCACGCCGGGTCCCCGCGTCCACCCAGTCGGCGGAAAGCCCGTCCATCCGCCAGCGGAACCGGACGCGATCGGCATCAACGAGCGTCATCGCGGTGTAGCGGATCGTGAGCGTTCCAGCGCCGGGCGGGAGAAGGACGGCCTGGCCAGGATCCAGCGCGACCCCGTTCGCCGTAACTTCCTCGAAGCGAACGGTCGGAGGATTCGTCGACTCCGGCAGTTTCGACGGATCGACGACGACGAGCCCCTTGTAGCTCGGAAGCCACAGACGCCCTCGGGAATCGGTCGCGCCCGCCGGAGACTGGCCTCCCGCGAAGGTCGTGCTCCGGAGCGCGTCCGAGGCTCCATAGCCAACCGATGTCACCCTGGCGAGCCGCCCCTCCGCGAATTCGTCCAGCTCGTGTCGTGACACGCGAAAGAAACCGCGGTTGCACGTCATCCAGAGATTTCCGGTGCGGTCCTCGAGGATCGTCTGCGCGATGCCATCCCAGAGCCCGTCCGTGGCGCGGATGGCAACAAACCGGCCGTCACGAAGGCGGTTGATCCCGCCTCCACTTGTCCCGATCCACAGGCTTCCGCGCTCGTCTTCGTAAAACGCCAGGACTCTGTTGGACGCGAGGCCGTCCTTCATCGTCAGGGCGGCGAACTCGCCGTTGCGGACCCGAACGAGCCCCTCTCCGGACGTCCCGAACCAGAGCGTCCCGGCGCGATCTTCGAAAATCGAGACGATCGCGTCAAGCGACACCCCCTGGGCCTTCACGGGGACAAAGCCCCGCCCGTCAAATCGTGCGAGGCCAGTCATCGTCGCGACCCAGAGCGTCCCGGCGCGATCCTGATGAATGGCGCGAACGTCGGTGCCAGAGAGGCCCTCGGGGATCCCGAACGCGGTAATCCGTCCGCTCTTCAGCCGGGCGAGGCCCGAGGTGTACGTCCCGATCCAGAGGGAACCGTCCCGGTCCTCGCAAAGCGACGAGGCCTCATCGCTGGGCAGGCCGTCCCTCATCCGGAACGTCGTGACCGTTTCGCCAACGACGCGGTTCACGCCTCCGCCGGCGGTCGCCACCCATGTCGCACCGTCGCGTGCGTGGAGAACGGCGCGCGTGTTGTCGCTCGAGAGCCCCTCGGGGACGCCGAAGACGAGGAAGTGTCTGTCTCGCAATCGGTTCAGGCCGCCGACCCAGGTCCCAACCCACAGGCTGCCCTCGCGATCGACGTGGAGAGACCACACCTGGTCCGCCGAGAGACCCTCGGCCGACGAGAGACAGGACACACGCCCCGCGCTCATCCGGCAGAGCCCAGAGCCCCACGTCCCGATCCAGAGCGTGCCCTTCGCGTCGAGCGCGAGGGCCGAGAGTTGATTGGTCGGGAGGCCATCGGCAAGCGTAAAGGTGGTGATCCTGCCGTGAAGAACGCGCGCAAGCCCGCCGCCTGCGGTCGCCGCCCAGATCCCTCCCTCCGGATCTGCGAGGACGGCCCGGACTTCGGCATGCGGAAAGCCGTTCTCCGGACGAAGCGTTTCGAACCGGCCGCCCGAATACGAAACCAGTCCTCCACCCGTCGTGCCGATCCAGAGGACACCGTCCCGATCGAACGCGAGCGATCGGAGCTTGTCGGTGGGCAGGCCGTCGGCCTTCCGGAAGATCCGGGTGGCGCCGTTCTCCCACCGGACAAGGCCATTGTTGGTCGCCGCCCACACCGCGCCGTCTTTCGCCTGGCAGAACGACCAGACGGCGGTGCCGGCGGTCAGTTCTTTGGAGAAGGCGATCTGGAAGCGTCCATCCTTGTAGCGGACGGCGGCTCCAGAGCGGCCGATCCAGAGGTTCCCCTCGGCGTCCTGCATCAGGCCGAGAATCGACCCCGAGCCGAGCTCGGGAGTGGTGCGGCCATCGAAAACGGTGAAGCGGATCCCGTCGAAGCGGGCGAGGCCTTCGAGCGTTCCCACCCAGAGGTAGCCATCCCGCGTCTGGGCTAACGCCTGGACGGTGCTCTGCGGAAGTCCCTGCTCGGTCTGCCAGCGGTCGTTCTGGTACTGCGTCAGTGCGCGCGCCGGGTCCAGCGCCTCGGCTGGCAGCCGACCGGCGGCCAGCACAAACAGCAGCACCGCGACCTGCTCAATGCCGGCAAACGCGCCGCGTCTCCTCCGACGAGGTCCGAACGCGAACCACCGCAAGGTGTGCCTCCGCGACGATTCTACCGGATCGGAGATCGGGCAGGCTTGTAATGCTGCTGGACCTCGGAACTTATCGTTGAGAATCTTACCGAACCCTGCCGAGCAGGTAGCCGACGGCGACTTCGACGCGAAGGATGCGCGGCCCGAGCGAGACGGGCGCAAATCCACATCGCTCGAGCAGATCCACCTCGAATGGGACCCAGCCGCCGTCTGGGCCGATGGCGAGCGTCACTGGCCGATCCGCTTCGACGCGCGGTACCGCGGCACTCGCGGTTGGATGGGGCACCAGGCGCACGGACCGGCCCGCCCACTCGTCGAGCTCGTCCTCGACGAACGGCCGCAACCGCTCGCGGATTTCGATCCGGGGTGGACGCGTGTCACGTGCCTGCTCCAGGCCGAGGTCGATGAGGCTGTCCAGATACGCCGGGTCGAGAACTCTCGAGTCGAAGTAGCTCTTCTCGACGCGCGCGGCGTTGACGAGCACGATGCGATCGACGCCGAGCGATGCGACGGCGGGGATGACTCGCCTGAGCGCTTTGGGCCTGGGGATGGCCACCACGATCGAGACGCCTGCGCGCGGCGGCGGATCAGCATCGAACGTCGGCCTGAGGCGCAGACCTTCCGGCCCCTCCGATACCACTTCCCCGGTCCCGCACTTCCCTCCACGCATCCCGACCCGCAGCGTCTCACCCGCCAGAACGCGCAGCACCTCGCGCGCGTGCTCGTGCCGCCGGCCTGTCAACAGGGCGGTCCCATCATCGAGAATGTCGCCGGGCACAAGTAGAAGGAGATTCACGCCACCACCAAGTCAGGAGGATTCTACAGGATCGACATGAACCTGAATGGGAGAACGAACCCCACAGACAGAACCCTGATCGGCCGCGGCGGTCGGCGGGCTCGACGACCGGCCAGAATCTTGGCCGGGTGGTTAAGACCTTGGCCAGGTCGCCCGCTCAAATCAGCGGTCGCAAGCGACGTTAACCTCCAATTGCCTATGCAGTTGCACAGAGAATTGGCGCGGGCTCGTATCTGGCATCGCTTGTGCTTTGGAATGCCAGAGCGGGCCGCGTTAGCTCTGTCAAATTGTGGTTGAGCCGGCTAGGCAGGGGCAACGATTGTTCCAGGTGCGAACATGAAACTCACCGTCGCGATCCTCGGGCTCATGGTTGTCGGTCTGTTGGCCGGCGTGTTCACGGCCCTCGATCTTCGACGCCCGTCTGCGCTCGAGGTCCGCGATCAGCCGGGGAGGCCTGTGCTCTCCCTGCGGGAAGAGGGCGCACAGGGGACCGGGGAGCATCAGCCCGGAGACTCTCGCGGCGCGTTGACGCTTCTTCTCGGTCTGGTCGTTCTCGAATTCGTCGGGGGAGCCACGCTGCTCGTCCGGAGCCAGCGATCCAAGGCGAAGGTCAGAGAAGAGGCGCGGCACTGGCGCGAGGAACAGGCGTCGGCAGACGCGGCGCGCCGATCTGAGCAGCGGTATCACACGATCATCGAAACATCACACGATGCCATCTGGACACTGGACAGGCAGGGGATCTTCACGTCCTGCAATCGTCGCGCTGAGGAGTTCAGCGGATACACGAAGTCTGAACTGATCGGGAGCAGCTTCCTGCTGCTGCTTCAGCCGGAAGAACTGCCCATCGTTCAGCAGTTGTTTGCCGCGACACTGGCGGGGACACCGCACAGTTACGAGGTGAACGTGCGGGCGAAGGACGGACGCACACTCACGCTGGCGGTCAATAGCGTGCCGCTCTATGAGGATGAGGTGGTGATCGGTGCAATGGCCTTCGGGCGGGATGTCACGAGCCAGAAACGGGCGGAGGAAGAAAACCGCAAGTGGCAGGCGGAGTTTCTCCAGGCGCGGAAGATGGAGTCGGTGGGACGTCTGGCCGGCGGCGTGGCTCACGATTTCAACAACATGCTCACCGTGATCATCGGCCAGGTCGGACTGACGCTGGAGCGACTCGACGCCGACAGTCCGATTCGTGAGGATCTCAAGACGATCCAGGAGGCCGCCGATCGGTCCGCGGATCTGACGCGCCACCTGTTGGGTTTTGCCCGCAAGCAGATCATCAGTCCCAGGGGCGTCGATCTGAACGTCACGGTCGCGGCCATGCTGAAGATGCTGGGGCGGTTGATCGGCGAGAACATCGACCTGGCCTGGCTCCCCACCGACAGCATCTGGCCGGTCCGGATGGACCCGGGCCAGATCGACCAGATCCTCGTCAACGTGGTGGTCAACGCGCGCGACGCGATCGCGGGCGTGGGAAACGTGACAATCAGGACGGCCAACGTCGTACTCGACCCGACGTTCTGCAAGTCGCACATCGGCAGTAAGCCCGGGCAGTACGTGCTTCTGGCCATTGGTGACACGGGCGCAGGCATGGACGGGGAAATACTGAGCCATATCTTCGAGCCGTTCTTTACGACCAAGGCGATTGGGAAGGGAACGGGCCTGGGACTGGCCACGGTGTACGGCATCGTGAAGCAGAACAACGGGTACCTCGATGTCAGCAGCGAACTGGGCCGGGGAACGACCGTCAGCATCTACCTTCCTCGATCCCAGACCAAGGTCGTCGAACAAGGCCGCGTCGCGGACAGGAAGGAACCGGGAGGAACCGAGACGATTCTGCTCCTCGAGGACGAAGAGGCCATTGTGAATCTGGTCAAGCCGGCCCTGCAGCGTCTGGGGTACACGGTGCTGGCCGCCCGCACGCCGTCGGAGGGCCTGGCGCTGGCGGAGGACCACCCTGCGCCGA
This Acidobacteriota bacterium DNA region includes the following protein-coding sequences:
- a CDS encoding nuclear transport factor 2 family protein — its product is MFRNLLLIVVALLTVSPAFAQAPSAVDREIIKLEHDWSTAWQKKDAAFLQKLFADEYLFTDPEGVTFSKTQDIANTTAATTKVESFLFSDLKVHVYGDTAVVTGLNTIKATVVGKASNGAYRFTDVFVKRDGRWQVVTSQSTLVVPKKK
- a CDS encoding NAD(P)H-dependent oxidoreductase, which codes for MIKIAIVIGSTRPGRKAEEVARWVYEHAAKRSDAEFELVDIKNFDLPLLDEAMPPSMGKYAQPHTKAWAAKVASFDAYVFVTPEYNHGPSGALKNAIDYLYREWNNKAAGFVSYGSAGGVRAVEQLRLVIGELQVADVRAQVALSLVTDFENFSTFKPAPTHEKSLNAMLSQVIAWGGALKTLR
- a CDS encoding diguanylate cyclase, giving the protein MRWFAFGPRRRRRGAFAGIEQVAVLLFVLAAGRLPAEALDPARALTQYQNDRWQTEQGLPQSTVQALAQTRDGYLWVGTLEGLARFDGIRFTVFDGRTTPELGSGSILGLMQDAEGNLWIGRSGAAVRYKDGRFQIAFSKELTAGTAVWSFCQAKDGAVWAATNNGLVRWENGATRIFRKADGLPTDKLRSLAFDRDGVLWIGTTGGGLVSYSGGRFETLRPENGFPHAEVRAVLADPEGGIWAATAGGGLARVLHGRITTFTLADGLPTNQLSALALDAKGTLWIGTWGSGLCRMSAGRVSCLSSAEGLSADQVWSLHVDREGSLWVGTWVGGLNRLRDRHFLVFGVPEGLSSDNTRAVLHARDGATWVATAGGGVNRVVGETVTTFRMRDGLPSDEASSLCEDRDGSLWIGTYTSGLARLKSGRITAFGIPEGLSGTDVRAIHQDRAGTLWVATMTGLARFDGRGFVPVKAQGVSLDAIVSIFEDRAGTLWFGTSGEGLVRVRNGEFAALTMKDGLASNRVLAFYEDERGSLWIGTSGGGINRLRDGRFVAIRATDGLWDGIAQTILEDRTGNLWMTCNRGFFRVSRHELDEFAEGRLARVTSVGYGASDALRSTTFAGGQSPAGATDSRGRLWLPSYKGLVVVDPSKLPESTNPPTVRFEEVTANGVALDPGQAVLLPPGAGTLTIRYTAMTLVDADRVRFRWRMDGLSADWVDAGTRREAFYPSLPHGRFLFRVAASADGKTWGEVSAPLAVTVRPFFYQTAWFLALAVAGTLTAAGTVYKLRTVQLRRRQHEMERIVAEKTEELRLANEGLSRLSFLDALTGLANRRRFDEALNDEWRRAARFGTSLALVMADVDAFKGYNDSLGHQAGDRCLAAVAGVFLRSVRRAGELPARYGGDEFAVILSGLDRAASVEVAERIRRGVASLPIPHPASPTASVVTVSFGVAACMPSREIPIASLVTEADAALYRAKHAGRNRTA
- a CDS encoding 16S rRNA (uracil(1498)-N(3))-methyltransferase: MNLLLLVPGDILDDGTALLTGRRHEHAREVLRVLAGETLRVGMRGGKCGTGEVVSEGPEGLRLRPTFDADPPPRAGVSIVVAIPRPKALRRVIPAVASLGVDRIVLVNAARVEKSYFDSRVLDPAYLDSLIDLGLEQARDTRPPRIEIRERLRPFVEDELDEWAGRSVRLVPHPTASAAVPRVEADRPVTLAIGPDGGWVPFEVDLLERCGFAPVSLGPRILRVEVAVGYLLGRVR
- a CDS encoding PAS domain S-box protein; translation: MKLTVAILGLMVVGLLAGVFTALDLRRPSALEVRDQPGRPVLSLREEGAQGTGEHQPGDSRGALTLLLGLVVLEFVGGATLLVRSQRSKAKVREEARHWREEQASADAARRSEQRYHTIIETSHDAIWTLDRQGIFTSCNRRAEEFSGYTKSELIGSSFLLLLQPEELPIVQQLFAATLAGTPHSYEVNVRAKDGRTLTLAVNSVPLYEDEVVIGAMAFGRDVTSQKRAEEENRKWQAEFLQARKMESVGRLAGGVAHDFNNMLTVIIGQVGLTLERLDADSPIREDLKTIQEAADRSADLTRHLLGFARKQIISPRGVDLNVTVAAMLKMLGRLIGENIDLAWLPTDSIWPVRMDPGQIDQILVNVVVNARDAIAGVGNVTIRTANVVLDPTFCKSHIGSKPGQYVLLAIGDTGAGMDGEILSHIFEPFFTTKAIGKGTGLGLATVYGIVKQNNGYLDVSSELGRGTTVSIYLPRSQTKVVEQGRVADRKEPGGTETILLLEDEEAIVNLVKPALQRLGYTVLAARTPSEGLALAEDHPAPIHLLLTDVVMPEMSGRKFKEQLDKLKPGSRCLFVSGYAADALTDDGVLDEEINFLQKPFAVSALADKVREVLSHAN